In Nitrosophilus alvini, the following are encoded in one genomic region:
- a CDS encoding molybdopterin-containing oxidoreductase family protein, with product MAEKIKTACPLDCYDACSVIYMDGKLKGDKNHPVTRGFLCPHLNNYHKYKVLEKPKFRGKEISLEKAVSILAEKLKSVKPENVLHFRGSGNLGKMQEVTDLFFAKYGAVLTKGSLCDAAGQLGIENGRGRNIILPVEQIEKSELVVVWGRNIPVTNSHMLPFLKDKIIAVIDPIKTDFAKRANIHLQINPGTDLELANMMARFTIMQNEEAEEFVEEFCEDFDYYYDYLKSFRIVRTVEKIGVDILEIMTLQELMKDLKTVFLVGNGVQKYSNGTDTIRAIDSLAATLGLFGKEGCGVSFLGDTSAGLENPFAVEAKRVNKAVVDFGNYDLCFIQGANPANQNPASKDVREGLEKSFTVYFGLYENETSELSDLVIPAKNFLQKSDMRFSYGHEYVSFLPKIEENENALSEYELTKKLFDIFGFEGLKSEEEYLNIFKSQLIEEEGLYKIPVYEKIPYKEGFYTDEEKFLFIEESEEGSLHEKEGLWLITPKSKKSLNSQFEREKYAYLHPSLGIKEGEKVKISSEYGEYIFETKIDDSLKENTVLIYSGTAGVNFITPRKTDEYGNGAVFQEVKLKIERV from the coding sequence TTGGCTGAAAAAATCAAAACGGCTTGTCCATTGGACTGTTACGATGCATGTTCAGTGATATATATGGACGGGAAACTAAAAGGTGACAAAAACCATCCTGTTACTCGTGGTTTTCTCTGTCCCCATCTCAATAATTATCATAAATACAAAGTTTTAGAAAAACCGAAATTCCGAGGAAAAGAGATATCTCTCGAAAAGGCTGTAAGTATACTTGCGGAAAAACTCAAAAGCGTGAAGCCCGAAAATGTCCTTCATTTCAGAGGAAGCGGAAATCTCGGCAAGATGCAGGAGGTGACCGATCTCTTTTTCGCAAAATACGGCGCTGTGTTGACAAAAGGTTCACTTTGCGATGCAGCAGGACAATTGGGTATTGAAAACGGGCGCGGAAGAAATATAATCCTTCCCGTAGAACAGATAGAAAAGAGTGAGCTTGTCGTTGTCTGGGGAAGAAATATACCCGTAACCAATTCTCATATGCTACCCTTTTTAAAAGATAAGATTATTGCTGTTATAGACCCTATAAAAACAGATTTTGCAAAAAGGGCAAATATCCATCTACAGATAAATCCAGGCACCGACCTGGAGCTTGCCAATATGATGGCGAGATTTACCATAATGCAAAATGAAGAGGCGGAAGAGTTTGTTGAAGAGTTTTGTGAAGATTTCGACTATTATTATGATTATCTCAAATCTTTCAGAATTGTAAGGACGGTTGAGAAAATAGGTGTGGATATTTTAGAGATAATGACACTGCAAGAGCTCATGAAAGATCTTAAAACCGTTTTTCTTGTAGGAAACGGTGTTCAAAAATACTCAAACGGTACAGATACTATAAGAGCAATCGACTCTCTTGCCGCAACACTCGGACTTTTCGGAAAAGAGGGATGCGGAGTATCGTTTCTTGGAGACACATCGGCAGGGCTGGAAAACCCTTTCGCCGTAGAGGCAAAAAGAGTAAACAAGGCGGTAGTTGATTTTGGAAATTACGATCTTTGCTTCATACAGGGAGCAAATCCGGCAAACCAGAATCCTGCTTCAAAAGATGTAAGAGAAGGGCTTGAAAAGAGTTTTACAGTATATTTCGGTCTCTATGAGAATGAAACAAGCGAACTTTCCGACCTTGTAATACCTGCAAAGAACTTTTTGCAAAAAAGTGATATGAGGTTCAGTTACGGGCATGAGTATGTCTCTTTTTTGCCAAAAATCGAAGAGAATGAGAATGCTTTAAGCGAATATGAACTGACAAAAAAGCTTTTTGACATTTTTGGATTCGAGGGGCTTAAAAGCGAAGAGGAGTATCTGAATATTTTCAAATCGCAGCTTATCGAAGAGGAAGGACTTTACAAGATACCCGTTTATGAAAAAATTCCTTATAAAGAGGGTTTTTATACTGATGAAGAGAAATTTCTTTTCATAGAGGAGAGCGAAGAGGGTTCGCTTCATGAAAAAGAGGGGCTGTGGCTTATTACTCCAAAATCGAAAAAATCCCTGAACAGTCAGTTTGAAAGAGAAAAATATGCCTATCTTCACCCTTCACTCGGAATAAAAGAGGGCGAGAAAGTCAAAATATCCTCTGAATATGGAGAATATATATTTGAGACAAAAATTGATGACTCTTTGAAAGAAAACACTGTACTGATATACAGCGGAACTGCGGGAGTGAATTTTATTACCCCCAGAAAAACGGATGAGTATGGAAACGGTGCGGTTTTTCAGGAAGTCAAACTCAAAATCGAGAGAGTATAA
- a CDS encoding nicotinamidase, which produces MKIKITDHDALIVVDMQKDFLPGGALPVSGADKIIPNINMYIKLFEENSNPVYFTRDWHPKEHISFKGQGGIWPPHCIQDSEGAMFDENLYIPADNKFVISKGVLKEFDAYSGFQGTVLNELLKEKGIKRVFICGVATDYCVKNTLLGAVNLGYFTILLKDGIKGVDINPGDTENAIDAMMQKGAVLCSFSDIVK; this is translated from the coding sequence ATGAAGATAAAAATAACAGACCACGATGCTCTTATAGTTGTCGATATGCAAAAAGATTTTTTACCGGGCGGTGCTCTGCCGGTTAGCGGCGCCGATAAAATCATACCAAATATCAACATGTACATAAAACTTTTCGAAGAAAATTCCAATCCAGTATATTTTACAAGGGACTGGCATCCGAAAGAGCATATCTCTTTCAAAGGGCAAGGTGGCATCTGGCCGCCACACTGTATTCAGGATAGTGAAGGTGCAATGTTTGATGAAAATCTCTATATTCCGGCTGATAACAAATTTGTCATATCAAAAGGTGTTTTAAAAGAGTTTGATGCCTATTCCGGCTTTCAGGGAACTGTTTTGAATGAGCTATTAAAAGAGAAGGGAATAAAACGTGTTTTTATATGCGGAGTTGCAACGGACTACTGTGTCAAAAATACTCTTTTGGGAGCTGTAAATCTGGGATATTTTACAATTTTATTGAAAGATGGCATCAAAGGAGTAGACATAAATCCGGGCGACACCGAAAATGCAATAGATGCTATGATGCAAAAAGGAGCAGTTTTATGCTCTTTCAGTGATATTGTAAAATAG
- a CDS encoding SAM-dependent methyltransferase, with translation MTKFGEFMKDWLYGADGYYQKYKAIGKEGDFYTAVSSSRFFGGSIANYLITLIDEGTVPEDTLVCEIGAHKGYLLADIVQFIYTLRPSLLETLRFGIVEPFENLRKVQKEYFENSFGETIALEHFESLGSMSEKSGFVVANEIFDAFACELVYKGQMGYVKDFTIRFEKIDTDIKRIAEKYGIIKGEIALGYEEFAKELYNAFEKVEFVTFDYGDLEARNDFSIRVYKKHEVYPLFDEKLDIKEVYKRADITYDVNFSHLIDAFIGAGFSKKAYKTQLLALVDFGLTELLDMLKNRVPENVYIREANKVKTLIHPAMMGERFKMLSVTK, from the coding sequence ATGACTAAATTTGGCGAATTTATGAAAGATTGGCTCTATGGGGCTGATGGATACTACCAAAAATACAAGGCGATAGGTAAAGAAGGGGATTTTTATACTGCGGTCAGTTCCAGCCGTTTTTTCGGAGGAAGCATAGCAAACTATCTTATAACCCTTATAGATGAAGGGACGGTGCCAGAAGATACACTTGTGTGCGAGATAGGGGCACATAAAGGGTACCTTTTGGCTGATATCGTGCAGTTTATATATACTTTGAGGCCCTCTTTGCTTGAGACTTTGAGATTCGGTATAGTAGAGCCGTTTGAAAACTTAAGGAAGGTGCAAAAAGAGTATTTTGAAAACTCTTTCGGTGAGACAATAGCTCTTGAACATTTTGAAAGCCTTGGGAGCATGAGTGAAAAAAGCGGTTTTGTTGTTGCAAACGAGATATTCGATGCGTTTGCCTGCGAACTTGTATATAAAGGGCAGATGGGCTATGTTAAGGATTTTACGATCAGGTTTGAAAAGATAGATACAGATATAAAAAGGATTGCCGAAAAATACGGCATCATAAAAGGCGAAATCGCTCTAGGATATGAAGAGTTTGCAAAAGAGCTATACAATGCATTTGAAAAAGTCGAGTTTGTGACATTTGACTACGGTGATCTTGAAGCAAGAAACGATTTTTCTATCAGAGTTTATAAAAAACATGAAGTCTATCCGCTTTTTGATGAAAAACTTGATATCAAAGAGGTGTATAAAAGAGCTGATATTACCTACGATGTAAACTTTTCTCATCTGATAGATGCTTTTATAGGGGCAGGTTTCAGTAAAAAAGCCTATAAAACACAACTTCTGGCACTGGTGGACTTTGGTTTGACAGAGCTTTTGGATATGCTTAAAAACAGAGTGCCTGAAAATGTCTATATTCGAGAGGCAAACAAGGTAAAAACTCTGATACATCCGGCAATGATGGGTGAGAGGTTCAAAATGCTGTCGGTTACAAAGTAG
- a CDS encoding nicotinate phosphoribosyltransferase, with product MTFGFVNKENMSLLTDMYELTMAQVYFNENMNKTAIFDFFTREIKNRSYLLNAGLEQVLYYLENMRFTQKDIDFLKSTGKFSDDFLDFLKEFRFGGNVYAIDEGEFVFPNEPVIQVEAPLIEAQIIETFLINTMQISMLTATKAIRCYNEAKGTALVEFGLRRSHGSDAGMKAARNSYIGGFLGTSNVLAGEKFGIPIFGTMAHSFILAHETEEKAFENFAKYYPKNAILLVDTFDTIKGVENAVKTIKKMGLETFKGIRLDSGDILKLSIEARKILDEAGFSEAMIFVSGSLNEYKIKELLKNGAPVNAWGVGTELAVSADLPYLDCAYKLVEYDNKPKMKFSPGKITLPSKKQVFRKYENGVLTEDIIGFYNEKIKGEPLLKLYMEKGKIVCDMPSLNEIKQKALKNFAKLPENLKDIEKNEKFLPKISSKLQDITREFMKKHGILNPPLFF from the coding sequence ATGACTTTTGGATTTGTTAACAAGGAAAATATGAGTCTTCTTACAGATATGTACGAGCTAACTATGGCTCAGGTCTATTTCAATGAAAATATGAACAAAACAGCAATTTTTGATTTTTTTACGAGAGAGATAAAAAACAGATCGTATCTTTTGAATGCCGGACTTGAACAAGTGCTGTATTATCTTGAAAATATGAGATTTACACAAAAAGATATCGATTTTTTGAAAAGTACAGGCAAATTTTCTGACGATTTTTTAGATTTCCTGAAGGAATTCAGATTTGGTGGCAATGTGTATGCGATTGATGAAGGGGAGTTTGTTTTCCCGAACGAGCCTGTTATCCAGGTTGAAGCTCCTTTGATTGAAGCACAGATAATAGAGACATTTTTAATAAATACTATGCAGATATCCATGCTTACAGCTACTAAAGCCATAAGATGCTATAACGAAGCTAAAGGCACGGCACTTGTTGAGTTCGGGCTCAGGCGCTCACACGGTTCTGATGCAGGTATGAAAGCCGCAAGAAATTCGTATATAGGAGGTTTTTTAGGTACCTCAAACGTTTTGGCCGGCGAAAAATTCGGCATTCCGATTTTCGGAACAATGGCGCACTCTTTTATTTTGGCTCATGAGACGGAAGAGAAGGCTTTTGAAAATTTTGCCAAATACTATCCTAAAAACGCTATTTTGCTTGTAGATACTTTCGATACGATAAAAGGAGTTGAAAATGCTGTAAAAACTATCAAAAAGATGGGACTTGAAACTTTCAAAGGCATCAGACTCGACAGTGGAGATATTCTGAAACTTTCAATTGAAGCGAGAAAAATATTGGATGAAGCAGGTTTTAGTGAAGCAATGATATTTGTCAGCGGAAGTTTGAATGAGTATAAAATAAAAGAACTTCTAAAAAACGGGGCTCCCGTGAATGCCTGGGGTGTGGGTACGGAGCTTGCTGTTTCGGCTGATCTGCCGTATCTAGATTGTGCCTATAAACTGGTAGAGTATGACAATAAGCCGAAAATGAAATTCAGCCCCGGGAAAATCACTCTACCTTCGAAAAAGCAGGTTTTCAGAAAGTATGAAAACGGAGTGTTGACTGAGGACATAATAGGGTTCTATAACGAAAAAATCAAAGGGGAGCCTCTTTTAAAACTATATATGGAAAAGGGTAAAATCGTTTGTGATATGCCGTCTTTGAATGAAATTAAACAAAAAGCTCTTAAAAATTTTGCAAAACTTCCGGAAAATCTCAAAGATATAGAAAAAAACGAGAAATTTCTTCCAAAAATCAGCTCCAAACTTCAGGATATTACAAGAGAATTCATGAAAAAACACGGGATACTCAACCCTCCATTATTTTTTTGA
- a CDS encoding ankyrin repeat domain-containing protein, with protein MKKSIIIFLISAVCMIADVKNGWTPLHDAIFAGNLEKAQSLLDKGADIDAKSKAGISVLHIAVKLRKPDLVKWLVEHDADIDIQDNNGLTPLHYAVGQKRLKIVKYLVNHDADINIKNIYGITPLHQAAYSGDIDIIEFLIDRGADPNTLNSSGNNPCQLAYAKRRWGVVSILKPITEGECE; from the coding sequence ATGAAAAAAAGTATTATAATATTTTTGATTTCTGCTGTATGTATGATCGCGGATGTCAAAAACGGCTGGACACCGTTGCATGATGCTATTTTTGCAGGCAATCTTGAAAAGGCTCAGTCTCTGCTTGACAAAGGTGCGGACATTGATGCAAAAAGCAAAGCGGGGATTTCGGTACTGCATATTGCAGTGAAGCTGAGAAAACCAGACCTAGTAAAGTGGCTTGTAGAACACGATGCAGACATAGATATACAGGATAATAACGGACTTACTCCACTGCATTATGCGGTTGGACAAAAAAGGCTGAAAATTGTCAAATACCTTGTAAATCACGATGCAGATATAAATATAAAGAATATTTACGGTATAACTCCTCTGCACCAGGCAGCTTACAGCGGAGATATAGATATCATAGAATTTCTGATAGACAGAGGTGCAGACCCCAACACTTTGAACTCAAGCGGAAACAATCCTTGCCAGCTTGCATATGCAAAAAGAAGATGGGGAGTGGTGAGTATACTGAAACCTATAACCGAGGGAGAATGCGAATGA
- a CDS encoding TolC family protein: MTRFNALFFSIFVSLYATGENILSDLKKEGFKLEYEKSEVESKKLRDSWINPINMSYIKSKSDQYGLNQENDTFRISVDQPIFKSGGIYFAIKYAEAARQFSHLSVKEQERRLIKEAINILINIKKADLQIEKQKLLIKNAKLDVIRKKEQYLSGFLDSGFLDQAIINKNAQEIALIGLLSQKEELLKSFKNISDADPYKLKIPKFSLIEEESFLSKNITLSKLDEDIKQKNYFKKMTVARYLPSFSLTGSYVEQKTKGSFFLPPGKESYKEYGFKITMPLFDINSFRNIESTKLDYLKAKISLKDSARAEKNLYFATVKKLKLIDRKIELSDEDFRLYDRLLKETREQFNAGEKTEYDVMTIKNSRDIKEIDKKIYLLEKQIELLNLYEKMEK, from the coding sequence TTGACGAGATTTAATGCTCTGTTTTTTTCTATTTTTGTCTCTTTGTATGCAACAGGGGAGAATATACTTTCCGATTTGAAAAAAGAGGGTTTCAAGCTGGAGTATGAGAAGAGCGAGGTAGAATCTAAGAAGCTCAGGGACAGCTGGATAAATCCGATCAATATGAGTTACATAAAATCAAAAAGCGACCAGTATGGACTTAATCAGGAAAACGATACATTCAGAATTTCAGTAGATCAGCCGATTTTTAAAAGCGGCGGTATCTATTTTGCCATCAAGTATGCCGAGGCGGCACGACAATTCAGCCATCTGTCCGTAAAAGAGCAGGAGAGGAGGCTGATAAAAGAGGCTATAAATATATTAATTAATATCAAGAAAGCTGACCTACAGATAGAGAAGCAGAAGCTTTTGATAAAAAACGCAAAGTTAGATGTGATAAGAAAAAAAGAGCAGTATCTGAGCGGTTTTCTTGACAGCGGTTTTCTTGATCAGGCTATTATCAACAAAAATGCACAAGAAATTGCTCTTATTGGACTTTTAAGTCAAAAAGAGGAATTGCTGAAAAGTTTTAAAAATATAAGCGATGCTGATCCGTATAAGCTGAAAATCCCTAAATTCAGCCTGATTGAAGAGGAGAGTTTTTTATCGAAAAATATCACTCTTTCAAAACTGGATGAAGATATCAAACAAAAAAATTATTTTAAAAAAATGACTGTTGCAAGATATCTGCCCTCATTTTCTCTGACAGGAAGCTATGTGGAGCAGAAAACCAAAGGTTCATTTTTTCTTCCGCCCGGGAAAGAGAGTTATAAAGAGTATGGATTTAAAATCACTATGCCGCTGTTTGATATTAACAGTTTCAGGAATATTGAGTCGACCAAGCTTGATTATCTCAAAGCAAAAATCTCCCTTAAAGATTCTGCTAGGGCGGAAAAAAATCTCTACTTTGCAACAGTAAAAAAACTGAAACTAATAGATAGAAAAATAGAGTTGAGTGATGAAGATTTCCGTCTTTACGACAGGCTGTTAAAAGAGACCCGCGAACAGTTTAATGCAGGTGAAAAGACAGAATATGACGTAATGACGATAAAAAATTCAAGAGATATAAAAGAGATCGACAAAAAGATATATCTGCTTGAAAAGCAGATTGAGCTTCTAAACCTTTATGAAAAGATGGAAAAATGA
- a CDS encoding AAA family ATPase, translated as MERNIYNEAQKLKRELKKRIFGQNEAIDEVVDTLTRVSLVPTSENFKALFTFLGPHNSGKVYLAKLLAELSDMFEAVKVFDMAQFTDPSDEKKLIGANGSLTAFVKKHPRSVIVFDDIEKAENMIQLSILDYIKTPKEESGVDFSSCVIIFSTSLGSQYIKKRDFLSFYKKEKFKAQAKIIEAISHEKKVIYDIVENAIDPKLLSVMAQHQIVLFKTLSFDSIVKIASRSLKNAISIFEKKSSINVEFEDFKNFIKLAVLSFAPYINARRINKKLPDLIIETIGQSISKTDFIPEKIVFRAEKNALNFLEQIKDKKEFLEELFRKNETVELSWEIKKEKNSIIISIKNVAIKKLPLYISPKEKPAVRYSTTSFKEIAGQSNVKKTLKQIIHVLRHPDLVKKFDIDMPKGMLLYGPKGVGKTLLAQGFAKESGLPYIYLSGSDLFDQNLIRLAYQKAREYAPSIVFLDEIDTKGIIEGIYTTMPVEELINEIDSIASSPEEFVFTVATANSKDEINKNLLAPGRIDIFVEVPELDMEARRFFIRKILEKPNDGKIDIEKVVRYISGMSGYELQRIGKEAALYVIRNNLEYITEEILIEQINNIKYGYKLEKKRIRNLEKDLKKTAYHEAGHAVLSYLLLPDIKIEQVTIAPRSESLGFVSYSNQEYISNISKDEILGDICVLLAGRISKIKKFGPEGIDTGASADLEQATWEVYNAIATLGMDDEIGYVHTDTLNQNVSKNFFREKIEERIQRWISEATAKTKMLVDKYWDKIERVAEELIKKEIIDGAELKKIMEG; from the coding sequence ATGGAGAGAAATATTTACAATGAAGCCCAAAAACTCAAAAGAGAGCTTAAAAAAAGAATTTTTGGACAAAACGAAGCCATAGACGAAGTTGTAGATACTTTGACCAGAGTCTCTCTGGTCCCGACATCTGAAAACTTCAAAGCTCTTTTCACATTTTTAGGCCCCCATAACAGCGGTAAAGTGTATCTTGCAAAACTTCTTGCCGAACTATCCGATATGTTTGAGGCTGTAAAAGTCTTCGATATGGCCCAGTTTACAGACCCGAGTGATGAAAAAAAACTTATAGGAGCAAACGGTTCATTAACAGCTTTTGTAAAAAAACATCCACGCTCTGTAATCGTTTTCGATGATATAGAAAAAGCCGAAAACATGATACAGCTCTCAATACTTGATTATATAAAAACTCCCAAAGAGGAGAGCGGAGTCGATTTCTCTTCATGCGTTATCATTTTTTCAACATCTTTAGGCAGTCAATATATCAAAAAAAGGGATTTTTTAAGTTTCTACAAAAAAGAAAAATTCAAAGCACAGGCTAAAATCATAGAGGCTATATCTCACGAAAAAAAAGTTATATACGATATCGTAGAAAATGCAATCGATCCAAAACTACTCTCGGTTATGGCACAGCATCAGATAGTTCTTTTCAAAACGCTCTCTTTCGATTCCATCGTAAAAATAGCAAGCCGATCTCTCAAAAACGCTATATCGATATTTGAAAAGAAGAGCAGTATCAATGTAGAGTTTGAAGATTTCAAAAATTTCATAAAACTGGCAGTACTCTCATTTGCGCCTTATATAAATGCAAGAAGGATAAACAAGAAACTCCCTGACCTGATAATAGAAACAATAGGCCAAAGCATATCAAAAACTGATTTTATACCTGAAAAAATTGTTTTTAGAGCTGAAAAAAATGCACTGAATTTTCTCGAACAAATAAAGGATAAAAAAGAGTTTCTAGAAGAGCTCTTTAGAAAAAACGAAACGGTCGAGCTTTCATGGGAAATAAAAAAAGAGAAAAACTCTATAATAATCAGCATAAAAAATGTTGCAATAAAAAAGCTTCCTTTGTATATCTCGCCCAAAGAAAAACCGGCAGTAAGATATTCTACTACATCCTTCAAAGAGATAGCCGGTCAATCCAACGTCAAAAAGACACTCAAACAGATCATTCACGTTCTAAGACATCCGGACTTGGTAAAAAAATTTGATATAGATATGCCTAAAGGTATGCTTTTGTACGGTCCAAAAGGAGTTGGCAAAACACTGCTTGCACAGGGCTTTGCAAAAGAGTCAGGACTACCTTATATATATCTATCCGGAAGTGATCTTTTTGACCAGAATCTTATCAGACTCGCTTACCAGAAGGCCAGAGAGTACGCCCCGAGTATCGTTTTTCTTGATGAAATCGATACAAAAGGAATAATAGAAGGCATATATACAACAATGCCTGTAGAAGAGCTTATAAATGAAATCGACTCTATAGCTTCGTCGCCGGAAGAGTTTGTATTTACCGTAGCTACAGCAAACTCCAAAGATGAAATCAACAAAAACCTTCTAGCTCCGGGCAGAATCGATATATTTGTAGAAGTGCCCGAACTGGACATGGAAGCAAGAAGATTTTTTATACGGAAAATTCTCGAAAAGCCCAACGACGGAAAAATAGATATCGAAAAAGTTGTCAGATATATTTCTGGAATGAGCGGATATGAGCTGCAAAGAATAGGCAAAGAAGCAGCTCTGTACGTTATAAGAAACAATTTGGAATATATCACCGAAGAGATTCTCATCGAACAGATCAACAATATTAAATATGGCTACAAATTGGAGAAAAAAAGAATAAGAAATCTTGAGAAGGATCTTAAAAAAACCGCATATCATGAAGCAGGACACGCAGTGCTATCCTATCTGCTACTTCCGGATATCAAAATAGAACAGGTAACCATAGCTCCTCGTTCGGAATCATTGGGCTTTGTATCATACAGCAATCAGGAATATATCAGCAACATCTCCAAGGATGAGATTTTGGGAGACATATGCGTTCTACTTGCGGGAAGAATATCAAAGATAAAAAAATTTGGTCCAGAAGGTATTGATACAGGAGCTTCGGCTGATCTGGAACAGGCTACATGGGAGGTTTACAATGCCATCGCAACACTTGGAATGGATGATGAGATAGGATATGTGCATACAGATACATTAAACCAGAACGTTAGTAAAAACTTTTTCAGAGAAAAAATAGAAGAACGAATTCAAAGATGGATATCCGAAGCTACCGCAAAAACAAAGATGTTAGTCGACAAATACTGGGATAAAATAGAAAGAGTTGCGGAAGAACTTATAAAAAAAGAGATTATAGACGGGGCTGAACTCAAAAAAATAATGGAGGGTTGA
- a CDS encoding aspartate aminotransferase family protein — MNLEQVDKKYLLHTYARNYVNFKRGTNATLFDEKGDDYIDFTSGIGVVSVGHGNRRLADTICEQAKNIIHISNLYLIEPQALLARKLVELSGYDMRLFFANSGAEANEGAIKIARKYGEVDGEVKRYKIITLKYSFHGRTITALKATGQEAMHTYFGPFPDGFVYAESIEEIESLIDDHTVAVMIELVQGEGGVEPQDKEKVQALSKMLKEKDVLLIVDEVQTGIYRTGELLASNLYEIEPDIITLAKGLGGGVPIGAIMTNLKDIFKPGDHGSTFGGNYLSCAAANEVIDILEEEKSDGTLDERIIYFEERLKEIERDYPHLFEKSVGLGLMRGLRARSSDILSAVVKKSFEKRVLVLKAGRNTVRFLPPLTIFKEEMAEGIKRFRSALDEI; from the coding sequence ATGAATTTAGAGCAAGTTGACAAAAAGTATCTGCTCCATACATATGCAAGAAACTATGTAAATTTCAAAAGAGGGACAAACGCTACTCTTTTTGACGAAAAAGGAGACGATTATATCGATTTTACGAGTGGTATTGGTGTTGTAAGTGTGGGACATGGAAACAGAAGACTTGCAGATACCATATGCGAACAGGCAAAAAACATTATTCATATTTCAAATCTATATCTTATAGAACCACAGGCACTTTTGGCTCGGAAACTTGTCGAGCTTTCAGGCTATGATATGAGACTCTTTTTTGCCAACAGCGGAGCCGAAGCGAACGAAGGGGCTATAAAGATAGCCAGAAAATATGGTGAAGTTGACGGTGAGGTAAAAAGATATAAGATAATCACCCTCAAATACTCATTTCACGGAAGGACAATAACGGCGCTCAAAGCAACCGGGCAGGAGGCGATGCATACCTATTTCGGCCCTTTTCCTGACGGTTTTGTTTATGCAGAGTCGATAGAAGAGATAGAGTCTCTGATAGACGACCATACGGTAGCGGTAATGATAGAGCTTGTTCAGGGAGAAGGCGGAGTAGAGCCACAGGATAAAGAGAAAGTCCAGGCTTTGTCTAAGATGCTTAAAGAAAAAGATGTTTTGCTTATAGTTGATGAGGTTCAAACAGGTATATACAGAACAGGTGAGCTTCTTGCATCAAATCTTTACGAAATCGAACCGGATATCATAACCCTCGCAAAAGGGCTTGGCGGCGGTGTTCCGATAGGGGCAATAATGACAAATCTGAAAGATATCTTCAAACCGGGCGACCATGGAAGCACATTTGGAGGAAACTATCTATCCTGTGCAGCGGCAAACGAGGTTATAGATATCCTGGAAGAGGAGAAATCGGACGGGACACTTGATGAAAGAATAATATATTTTGAGGAGAGACTCAAAGAGATAGAAAGAGACTATCCACATCTGTTTGAGAAAAGCGTAGGGCTCGGACTGATGAGAGGGCTTCGGGCAAGAAGCAGTGATATTTTGTCTGCTGTTGTCAAGAAATCTTTTGAAAAAAGAGTTTTGGTACTCAAAGCAGGAAGAAATACGGTCAGATTTCTGCCTCCTCTTACTATTTTCAAAGAGGAGATGGCTGAAGGCATAAAAAGGTTCAGAAGTGCGCTTGACGAGATTTAA